A stretch of the Capsicum annuum cultivar UCD-10X-F1 chromosome 8, UCD10Xv1.1, whole genome shotgun sequence genome encodes the following:
- the LOC107840053 gene encoding uncharacterized protein LOC107840053, with protein MATVASTCGPTLESFAHIDITKLSQSELHALSLCSDSAYNLRRNNDIVIPQIDRSLFNESASSRRQTYSRLRHKHHRSRVPGLHPSSSQPKPKPVSTSYPENHAILHFLKYFVNNPNSQSPPPPPPPPPPPPVPLPPVHPPPVIQPDTSGIQGKTLLSRKRGRKRKDDKKVKVEMVNKKGEVVDLNSLENNGDRLYSEELEKRTVGLQSEEELLGFVRGLEGQWGSTRKKRKYVDASGFGDALPIGWKLLLALRRRDGRVWVYCRRVVSPTGQQFISCKEASSYLRSRLLSGEASQPSQQVDDTVAKSASNFHNDTSLVLSTDIQENPHALQKSDVAKHDIVAHAVVPSSSTVDLHLSEICLMEMDKLPEVKVQDIFECYKCNLTFEEKNAYLQHLFSFHQRTTRRYRVGPSVGDGVIIRDGKYECQFCHKVFEERRSYNGHVGVHVRSNARGAVDVAAAAVAANKGVQSPHHDGLLSRTCKMDALIEIAQNSVVETSSAKPVTKGSTMPSSTSMDLDAIMATNIDQVARSNTETGLSDAKEFKAETCPERGRNQPDNTCSEVDKDKSGEILVNKFNPRVISTNASEQPEGDDVKKAGSNKLMQGMGNKQTKENNDVQPGTMELTFQEIASQNPSTSSSVSMVQTLHDFEHSEDGVVKKDGIDEVVMGKGNCPTKANNVESQTMELTFQGNATLHGLTSSSASISHGAFEHPESDNMKKDANDQLALCLGDSLTEANADAESKILEFSLQQNATRDGLASFLEPMVQSFHNFTGIISGSSKDNGKVSAVGQNLDNGTGFEELRLDEIEHFEYNFDVGHVSPSLPPTSIGLGNDARMEEAFASVGFDSGGIILNMEGLNQLSTICVWCTAEFKLEAYDREAHSDSIGYMCPDCKAKISGHLESVFP; from the exons ATGGCAACCGTTGCATCCACCTGTGGGCCCACCTTAGAATCATTTGCTCATATTGACATCACTAAACTTTCCCAATCGGAGCTCCATGCACTTTCCCTTTGCTCCGACTCCGCTTACAATCTCCGACGTAACAACGACATCGTTATTCCCCAAATTGATCGTTCCCTTTTCAATGAATCCGCCAGTAGCCGCCGTCAAACCTACTCCCGTCTCCGCCATAAGCACCACCGTTCTCGGGTACCCGGTTTACACCCTTCCTCTTCCCAACCCAAACCCAAACCCGTTTCCACTTCCTACCCGGAAAATCATGCAATTCTTCATTTCCTTAAGTACTTTGTTAACAACCCGAATTCTCAATCTCCACCACCACCGCCACCTCCTCCTCCTCCGCCGCCGGTTCCGCTGCCACCTGTTCATCCTCCTCCGGTGATACAGCCGGATACTTCCGGTATTCAAGGAAAAACCCTGCTTTCAAGGAAGAGAGGACGGAAGCGTAAGGATGACAAGAAGGTGAAAGTGGAAATGGTGAATAAAAAAGGTGAGGTGGTGGATTTGAACAGTTTGGAGAATAATGGGGATAGGTTGTATAGTGAAGAATTGGAGAAAAGGACGGTTGGGTTACAGAGTGAAGAAGAGTTACTTGGTTTTGTTAGGGGTTTGGAGGGGCAGTGGGGTAGTACAAGGAAGAAGAGGAAATATGTTGATGCTAGTGGTTTTGGAGATGCATTGCCTATTGGTTGGAAGCTCTTGCTAGCCTTACGAAGAAGGGATGGCCGCGTTTGGGTTTATTGTCGTAGAGTTGTGAG CCCTACTGGTCAACAGTTCATATCATGCAAAGAGGCTTCATCATACTTGCGGTCCCGTCTTTTGTCTGGTGAAGCAAGCCAGCCTTCTCAGCAGGTTGATGATACTGTTGCTAAAAGTGCGAGTAACTTCCACAATGATACCAGTTTGGTTTTGTCAACAGATATCCAAGAAAATCCTCATGCTCTTCAAAAAAGTGATGTGGCGAAGCATGACATAGTTGCACATGCAGTTGTACCTAGTTCATCTACCGTAGACCTACATCTCAGTGAAATTTGCTTGATGGAGATGGATAAGCTCCCTGAGGTTAAAGTTCAAGACATTTTCGAATGTTACAAGTGCAACTTGACATTTGAAGAAAAGAATGCATATTTGCAGCATCTATTCTCATTTCACCAGCGAACCACAAGAAGGTACAGGGTTGGGCCATCTGTTGGTGATGGCGTCATAATTAGAGATGGAAAATATGAATGCCAGTTCTGCCATAAGGTATTTGAAGAAAGGCGTAGTTACAATGGTCATGTAGGAGTCCATGTAAGAAGCAATGCAAGAGGAGCTGTGGACGTAGCCGCTGCTGCTGTTGCAGCAAACAAGGGTGTTCAATCTCCACATCATGATGGGTTGCTTTCAAGGACATGCAAAATGGATGCTTTAATTGAAATTGCCCAAAATTCAGTTGTAGAAACTTCTAGTGCTAAACCTGTGACGAAGGGCAGCACCATGCCATCTAGCACTTCAATGGACCTGGATGCAATTATGGCTACCAATATTGATCAAGTTGCAAGGTCAAACACTGAAACTGGACTGTCAGATGCCAAGGAATTTAAGGCTGAAACATGTCCTGAACGAGGCAGAAATCAGCCTGATAATACCTGCTCGGAAGTAGATAAAGATAAGAGTGGTGAGATCTTGGTTAACAAGTTCAATCCGAGAGTGATATCAACCAATGCGTCTGAGCAGCCTGAGGGTGATGATGTGAAGAAGGCTGGAAGCAACAAGTTAATGCAGGGTATGGGAAACAAGCAGACAAAAGAAAATAACGATGTTCAACCAGGGACAATGGAACTAACTTTTCAGGAAATTGCTAGTCAGAATCCATCAACCAGCTCTTCAGTCTCCATGGTGCAGACGTTGCATGATTTTGAGCACTCTGAGGATGGTGTCGTGAAGAAGGATGGAATTGATGAGGTAGTAATGGGTAAGGGTAACTGCCCGACTAAAGCAAATAATGTTGAATCACAAACTATGGAACTGACTTTCCAGGGAAATGCTACTCTGCATGGGTTAACCAGCTCCTCGGCGTCTATATCTCATGGTGCTTTTGAGCACCCTGAGAGTGACAATATGAAGAAGGATGCGAATGACCAGCTAGCACTTTGCCTTGGAGACAGCCTAACTGAAGCAAATGCTGATGCGGAATCCAAGATTCTGGAGTTCAGTCTTCAGCAAAATGCTACTCGAGATGGGCTAGCTAGCTTTTTAGAGCCTATGGTGCAATCTTTCCACAACTTTACTGGCATTATTTCAGGATCAAGTAAG GACAATGGCAAAGTTTCTGCTGTTGGTCAGAATCTGGATAATGGAACAGGATTTGAGGAACTTAGGCTGGATGAGATAGAACATTTTGAATATAActttgatgttggtcatgtatctCCATCTTTGCCTCCAACTTCTATTGGATTGGGTAATGATGCAAGGATGGAAGAGGCTTTTGCATCGGTTGGATTTGATTCTGGAGGAATAATCTTAAACATGGAAGGACTGAATCAACTTTCAACAATATGTGTGTGGTGCACAGCGGAGTTCAAGCTTGAAGCTTATGATAGAGAAGCTCATTCAGATTCAATTGGATATATGTGTCCAGACTGCAAGGCTAAAATATCTGGACATCTGGAGAGTGTCTTTCCTTGA
- the LOC107840054 gene encoding chaperone protein dnaJ A7A, chloroplastic, translating to MAIIPCGSTWVARWGVQPQFMPKSFTVTNKLSASPFCFSSKIRALASPNSTFFCQESLQALFSSVSNKNHYQRRGARLVVRAEKDYYDILGVSRNASKSEIKSSYRKLARSYHPDVNKEPGAEQKFKEISNAYEVLSDDEKRSVYDKYGEAGLKGAGMGMGDFSNAFDLFESLFDGFGGMGGMGGGMGGRSSRSRATEGEDQGYNLVLNFKEAVFGVEKEIEISRLETCGTCDGSGAKPGTKPSTCNTCGGQGQVVSSARTPLGVFQQVTTCSSCGGTGEISTPCNTCSGDGRVRKSKRISLKVPPGVDSGSRLRVRSEGNAGRRGGPPGDLFVMIEVLPDPVLKRDDTNILFNCKVSYIDAILGTTMKVPTVDGMVDLKIPAGTQPGTTLVMAKKGVPLLSKPNMRGDQLVRVQVEIPKRLSSEERKLIEELANLNKPKAATNSKR from the exons ATGGCAATCATACCTTGTGGAAGCACATGGGTTGCCCGGTGGGGAGTTCAGCCTCAGTTTATGCCAAAATCTTTCACTGTTACAAATAAATTATCAGCATCTCCATTTTG TTTCTCAAGCAAGATAAGGGCATTGGCATCCCCAAATTCAACCTTTTTTTGTCAAGAATCTCTGCAAGCACTTTTCAGTTCAGTATCAAACAAGAACCATTATCAACGAAGGGGGGCCCGATTAGTTGTTAGAGCTGAAAAA GATTACTATGATATCCTTGGTGTATCTAGAAATGCTAGCAAATCAGAAATCAAAAGTT CTTATCGGAAGCTTGCAAGGAGTTACCATCCTGATGTGAACAA AGAACCTGGAGCTGAACAGAAATTTAAGGAGATCAGTAATGCGTATGAG GTTTTGTCCGATGATGAGAAACGTTCCGTATATGATAAATATGGGGAGGCTGGGCTTAAAGGAGCTGGCATGGGCATGGGG GATTTTAGCAATGCCTTTGATTTGTTTGAGTCTCTGTTCGACGGCTTTGGTGGTATGGGTGGCATGGGTGGTGGTATGGGAGGTAGAAGTTCTCGGAGCAGGGCCACAGAAGGTGAAGACCAGGGCTATAATCTGGTTTTGAATTTCAAAGAAGCTGTATTTGGGGTTGAGAAGGAGATTGAAATTAGCAGGCTTGAAACTTGTGGCACCTGTGATGGATCAGGTGCAAAACCTGGGACTAAACCGTCGACCTGCAATACTTGTGGTGGACAAGGGCAGGTTGTGTCCTCAGCAAGGACCCCGCTGGGTGTGTTCCAGCAGGTGACAACATGCTCTTCATGTGGAGGGACTGGAGAGATTTCTACTCCTTGCAACACCTGCAGTGGTGATGGCCGAGTGAGGAAATCAAAACGCATTAGCTTGAAAGTTCCACCTGGTGTAGATTCAGGTAGCCGTTTAAGGGTCCGTTCAGAAGGTAATGCAGGAAGGAGAGGTGGACCCCCCGGAGATCTTTTTGTCATGATCGAAGTCCTTCCAGATCCAGTATTAAAACGGGACGACACCAATATTCTCTTCAATTGCAAAGTTTCTTACATTGATGCGATTTTGGGCACAACTATGAAGGTTCCTACAGTAGATGGGATGGTTGATCTAAAGATTCCGGCAGGTACCCAGCCAGGGACAACATTGGTGATGGCCAAAAAAGGGGTGCCACTCCTGAGCAAGCCAAATATGAGAGGCGATCAATTGGTGAGAGTGCAAGTTGAGATTCCAAAACGGTTGAGTAGTGAAGAAAGAAAGCTCATAGAAGAACTTGCCAATCTAAACAAGCCTAAAGCTGCCACCAACAGTAAGAGATAG
- the LOC107840055 gene encoding 7-deoxyloganetin glucosyltransferase: MGCHEGRKPQKPHAVCIPFPSQGHINPMLKISILLHSKGFHITFVNSEYNHKRLLKSKATSSLEKFKNFIFETIPDGLPPIDADATQHIPSLCFSTKENCLAPFRELLIKITNSSDDDDVPPVTCIIFDGIMTFALLAAQEIGVPSVSFRTTNACSFMCNKYLPLLIQKGILPLKDESDITNGYLDTVIDFIPSMKNLRLREFPSQIRTTNINDKLLNFIMGETEGASKASAIIFHTFDSLEFNVLSDLSLICPPLYTIGPLQLLTDQLPENSLKFLRANLWKEDEDCVQWLNSKEERSVVYLNFGSITVLTKDQLMEFAWGLANSKKNFFWVIRSDAVVGDDSVILPSEFVQETKERGFISRWCCQEQVLKHVSIGAFLTHCGWNSVMESIGTGVPMICWPFFADQHINCRYVCCEWGIGVEIAKNVKRDEVEKIVREMMDGDKGQKVKKKVSEWKILAEEATGAKGSSSLNLDKLVKDVLLSNHLVN; the protein is encoded by the exons atggggtGTCATGAAGGGAGAAAACCCCAAAAGCCTCATGCTGTGTGCATACCATTTCCATCACAAGGCCACATAAATCCTATGCTAAAAATTTCCATACTCCTCCACTCCAAAGGATTTCACATAACATTTGTCAACTCTGAATATAATCACAAGAGATTACTCAAATCCAAAGCCACTTCTTctcttgaaaaattcaaaaatttcatctttgaaacaatTCCAGATGGACTCCCTCCTATTGATGCTGATGCTACACAACATATTCCTTCTCTTTGCTTCTCCACAAAGGAAAATTGTTTAGCCCCATTTAGGGAGCTTCTAATCAAGATTACTAATTcatctgatgatgatgatgttccTCCAGTGACTTGCATAATTTTTGATGGAATTATGACATTTGCTTTGTTGGCTGCTCAAGAAATTGGTGTACCAAGTGTTAGCTTCAGAACTACAAATGCTTGCAGTTTCATGTGCAACAAATATTTGCCTCTCCTTATTCAAAAAGGAATTCTGCCCCTCAAAG ATGAAAGTGATATAACAAATGGATATTTGGACACGGTCATAGATtttataccaagtatgaaaaatCTTCGTCTTAGGGAATTTCCCAGCCAAATCAGAACCACAAATATAAATGACAAATTGTTGAATTTCATTATGGGAGAAACTGAAGGAGCTTCAAAAGCATCAGCCATTATTTTCCACACTTTTGATTCACTTGAATTTAATGTCTTAAGTGATTTATCCTTAATTTGTCCTCCACTCTACACTATTGGTCCTCTTCAATTACTCACTGATCAACTTCCAGAAAATAGTCTAAAATTCCTTAGAGCCAATTTATGGAAAGAAGATGAGGATTGTGTACAGTGGCTAAATTCAAAAGAGGAAAGATCAGTGGTTTATCTGAATTTTGGCAGCATAACAGTATTGACGAAAGACCAATTGATGGAATTTGCATGGGGACTTGCTAATAGCAAGAAGAATTTTTTCTGGGTAATTAGATCTGATGCAGTTGTTGGTGATGATTCTGTAATATTACCAAGTGAATTCgtccaagaaacaaaagaaagaggCTTTATTTCAAGATGGTGTTGCCAAGAACAAGTTTTGAAACATGTATCAATCGGTGCGTTTTTAACTCATTGTGGATGGAATTCGGTCATGGAAAGTATAGGAACTGGTGTACCGATGATTTGTTGGCCATTTTTCGCCGATCAGCACATAAACTGCAG GTATGTATGTTGTGAATGGGGTATTGGTGTGGAAATTGCCAAGAATGTGAAGAGAGATGAAGTGGAAAAGATTGTAAGGGAAATGATGGATGGAGATAAAGGtcagaaagtgaagaaaaaggtaAGTGAATGGAAAATATTGGCAGAAGAGGCTACTGGAGCTAAGGGTTcatcaagcttgaatttagataAATTAGTGAAAGATGTACTTCTATCCAATCATTTAGTTAATTAG